TCGTGACGAAAAATAATCGGTTTCCCCCGCCAGAGTCGGTCGGGAAAGGCAGCGTCATAAGCGGCGGCGAGGTAGTGGGTGTTGACGATAAAACGCTCTGCACCCACGGTCAGACAGTGATCCAGCGCATAGCTGACGAGCGGTCGCCCTCCCATGGGAAGCAGCGGCTTTGGCAGGCTTTTCGTCAGCGGCCGCAACCGCGTCCCCAGCCCGGCGCCCAGAATAAAACATGTTGTCGGCATCATACCCTATCCCTTTTTTCTACCAAACTCCGGGTCGATCTTCACGAGCGCTGCGACGATAAAGCCGGGAACAGTCGAAACCAAGATCCACAGAAAGAACCCAGGGTAGCCTAAGCGCTCCTGAATCCAGCCGCTCGACATCGCCGGGATCATCATCCCAAAGGCCATGATCCCCGTTGCGATCGCGTAGTGCACCGTCTTGTATTCACCCTCGCAAGCCATGATCATGTAGAGGGAATATGCTGTAAAACCAAACCCATATCCGAACTGTTCGATCGCCACTGCGGCGTTTATTATCCAGAGATTCTGCGGCAGCGCGACGGACAGATAGATAAAAATAACGTCCGGCAGGTGCATGGCAAAAACCATTATCCACAGCCAGTATTTAAGCCCCTTTCGCGAAGACGCCCAGCCGCCGAGAAGCCCTCCCGCCATCAGCGCCATCGCCCCAACAGTCCCATAAACGATGCCTACTTCTGTCGTCGAAAGGCCGAGCCCCCCCTTGGCCCGTCCGTCAAGCAGAAAAGGGGCAACCATCTTGACAAGCTGCGCCTCGGCGAAACGATAAAAGAGAAAAAAGGCGATCATCGGCACGATATCCTTCCGCCGGAAGAAAAGCACGAACCCCCGCAGGAAAAGCGCAAGCGAGCTGTGCTGCGGATCGCGCCGAACGGGATGATCCGCAGCCGGAAAAGGAAGAACAATAACATGATAAATGAAAAGGGCCAGCACAAGCGCCGCCAGCAGGAAAAAGGTCAGCGACCACGCCGTCTGCACGCTGAAGCCCCGCGTTTCCAGGTTCCCGGCAAAGACAACGAGAATTCCCTTGGCGGCGATCACCGCGATCCGGTAGAAGATCGTCCGCACCCCGATAAACGCGGACTGCTGGTGTTCCTCAAGCCCCAGCATGTAAAAGCCGTCGGCGGCGATATCGTGCGTCGCCGAGCTGAAGGCCATGATCCAGAAAAATGCCAGCGTGTAGCGAAAAAAGGCGGGCGCCGGGATCGTCAGGGCAACGCCGGCGAATGAAGCCCCGACGATAAGCTGCATCGCCACAATCCAGAAGCGTTTTGTGCGGAACAGATCGACAAACGGGCTCCACAGCGGCTTGATCACCCAGGGCAGGTAGAGCCAGGAGGTGTACAGCGCAATTTCCGTGTTGGAGACACCCAGCCTTTTATAGAGGATGACCGAAACGGTCATCGCCATGATGTAGGGGACCCCCTCCGCCAGGTAAAGAGACGGAACCCATATCCAGGGGTTAATGTGTTGCATCTTCGGGAATTTCATTGCCGACTGGTTTTGTCCCTTCCTGCAGTTAGCTGGAGTTTTTTCGTCATTCCTATAAACCCCCATGCCCGTGGGGCACAACGAAGCATGAAAATCCCCCCTTGCCCCCCTTTGACAAAGGGGGGATGGGGGGATTTTCATACAAAATTTGTATGCGGGCTATATCACAGGGGGAGAAACATTGCATTTTATTCTTGAGCGATCAGCTAAGGGCCTGTCCACAAATAACCTGGGCAAGATTGCGCCCAGATTTGGGTTGGATTTGGTTGCGGCGATTGAACAAAACCGCAGACGTAGCAGCGCTACGTTGAGGATTTTGTGATTGAGTCGCAGCCAAAGATGACCCAAAGATGAGATGCAAGATGTTCAGGTTATTTGTGGACAGGCCCTAAAACAGTTTGGCCCCCCCCTTTCTGCCGGGGGGCCAAAGGGCATCATAATCATTCGACTAAGTTAATTGCAAAACTCCCCATTCTTGTCATTCCCGCAACGATTCTGAGTGGGAATCTGGTTCTAACTGCTTGAAAAACCATATTCCCGATAGAGACATTATGAACATTAAGCTTCGCTTTCGGGAATGACAAATGGTTTTGCAATTGCCTCGACTAACCACCATGCCCGAAGCGGGCACAACGAACAATGAAAGCGGAGCTTCATGTTGATACAATTGGAGGGACGCGCTCCGTCGCGTCCGGGGCAGTCGCCGCCTTGTCCCACTCGTTGACAAACAGCGGCTTAGCTTAGAAACAGCATCTCCGCATAGCTCGGCGTCGGCCAGTAATCGCCGGCAGTGATCGTTTCCATCGCATCGACAGCCGCGCGCAGCTCTCCCATTGCGGGGATCACCTTATCCTTGATCGCCAGTCCCCGCTTATCGGCAGGCTCAATGGCCTGAGTAAGAAGCGAAGCTTTGTCCAGCTTTTCCGTTTTCTCATAAACCCCCTGAAGACCTTTGTTGAGTTCATCGACAAGCTTCTTCACCCCCGGATTCTTCAGACCGGCCGCCTGCAGGCTGCCCAGCAAGTCCATCTGCTCCTGCAGGAATGCCGATATGGCCGGAATGTACTGCTTGTTGGCCATCTGGATCATTGTCTGAGCTTCAATATTTACATGCTTGACGTACTCTTCCTGATAGATCTCATAGCGTGATTCCAGTTCCTTTCCGCTCAGCACGTGGAATTTCTCGAAGATGCGAATCGTCTCTTTATCGATAAAGGATGTAAGCGCTTCCGGCGTGGTCTTCACATTCGGCAAACCGCGTTTTTCCGCTTCCTTGAGCCATTCGGCGGAGTAGTTATTGCCATTGAAAATGATGCGCTTGTGTTTTTTGATCAATCGCACCAAAATATCCTCAATCTTCTTCTGAAGCTTTTCCGGGGCGGCTTTTTCCAATTCTGTGGCGATTTCATCCAGCGTAGTTGCCACAATCGTATTGAGCGCCACGTTCGGCCCGGACACGGACTGACTGGAAGCAACCATGCGGAATTCGAATTTATTCCCCGTGAAGGCAAATGGCGAGGTGCGGTTGCGATCTGTCGTATCCTTGGGAAATTTCGGCAGGGTGCTGACATTCATATCCAGTTCGCCTATGGCCTTGGCCGGCTGGAAGACGCCCTTCTCAATGCCGGTAAGAATTTCCGTGATCTGATCGCCCAGAAAGACCGAAATAATGGCCGGCGGCGCTTCATTCGCTCCCAGGCGGTGATCATTGCCGGCGCGGGCGGCAGTGGCGCGCAGTATGGGAGAATAACGATCCAGAGCGGCCAATACCGCCATTAGAAAAATCAGAAACTGGAGGTTCTCGCACGGCGTTTTCCCCGGCTCCAGCAGGTTCTGGCCATCGTTGGAGCTGAGCGACCAGTTGTTGTGTTTTCCGGAACCATTGATTCCCGCATAGGGCTTTTCGTGCAGCAAACAGACCAAATCGTGGCGCAGGGCAACCCTTTTCAGGGTATCCATGACCAATTGATTATGATCCGCGGCAATATTGGTGCTTTCATAAATAACGGCAAGTTCATACTGGGCAGGCGCCACCTCATTGTGCTTGGTCCGCGCCGAAACGCCTATTTTCCAAAGCTCCAAATCCACCTCGCGCATATAGGCGTTGATGCGATCGCGGATCGAACCGAAGTATTGATCTTCCAGCTCCTGCCCCTTGGGGGGAGCGGCGCCGAACAGGGTTCGCCCGGAGAGAATCAGGTCCAACCGCTGTTCGTAATAGTCGCGATCCACGAGGAAATATTCCTGTTCGGGGCCCACGGTGGCAACCACTCGCGTAGCCTTGGTGTTCCCCAATATTTTAAGCACCCGCAGCGCCTGCTGGGAAACCGCTTCCATCGAACGTAAAAGCGGGGTCTTTTTATCCAATGCCTCGCCGGTATAGGAGTAGAAGGCGGTGGGGATACAGAGCGTCAGGCCGCCGCCGTCATCGCGCAAAAAAGCGGGAGATGTGCAATCCCATGCCGTATAACCGCGAGCCTCAAAGGTTGCCCTCAGGCCTCCGGAAGGAAAGGAGGAGGCATCCGGCTCGCCCTGACTGAGCTCTTTCCCGCTGAACTCGAAAAACGCCTTGCCGAATCCCAGCGGCCTTAAAAAGGCTTCGTGCTTTTCAGCGGTAATCCCGGTCAACGGTTGAAACCAGTGGGTAAAATGGGTTGCCCCTTTTTCCATCGCCCAATCCTTCATCGCATTGGCCACGGAATCGGCGATGGTTCCATCCAGCGGGTTGCCCTCTTTGATTGTTGCCATCAACTTTTGATAAGTGGCGACCGGCAGTCGCTCCTGCATCACCTTATCATTAAAAACATTTTCTCCGAACGAATACAGCGCATTTTCATCGTGTTGCATAAACCCCTCCTTGTATGGAAAATCCCCCCCCAATATTACAAACCGGTATAATCGGCTGATCCAGTCTCAGTCTTCGCAAGCGAATAGCATGCCAAAATGTAACTATCTGATTTCGTTGATATTTAAAAATAGCATCCCTGACGATGGCGACTATTGATACATATTTATTCCTAAAATTCTGGCGACTTCTCCAGATATTGAAATGCGCAAGGGCGATAAAACAAGCCGTGTCCGTATAACAATTTGATTTATTAAGGATTTATGAAACGTACTGGGAAGGATGGCGAGACGATACATTTTTGCGCCAAACTACAGCCATTGCACGAAACAGGGGACGACCCCATTAAGCGCTCAGGCATTTTCTCAACTTGCCAACAATCGGTAGCTCCCCTTTTATTTCGACTCTTCCTGTCATTGCGCGGAGCGCTCCAGCTCTTTTCTTACCGCCAGCCCCAGCTTTTCTTTGATATAGGGTTTTCTCACGTAAGTACCGGCGCCGAGCCCCTGGGCTTCATGCACCCGATCCGACTCCGAAAAGCCGCTGACGATAATTGCCTTTTGCCGGGGATGGATAGCCAGGACGCTTTTATAGGTGTCCAGCCCGTCCATCCCGGGATCCATGATCATGTCAAGCACCAGCAGGTCAACTGTACGTTCCTGCAAGTACGCCACCGCCTCGGCCCCGCCGGCAGCCGTGAATACCTGGTAATTCAGAGAACTTAGCATCCCTGCCGCCAGCTCCCGCTGCTCCTTTACGTCATCCACCACCAGAATGGATTCCCCCTTCCCCATGTACGCGGCAAGGGCGACAGCCTCCCCCTCCGTGGTCCTATCTTGCTTGGTTGCAGGGAAATATAGCGTGAAGACGCTGCCCTTGCCCTTTTCACTCTGCACATTGATGTAGCCATGATGATCCTTGACCGTGCCCCAGACTACCGCAAGCCCCAGACCTGTGCCGCTTCTACCCATAACCTTCTTTGTATAAAATGGTTCAAAGATACGTTTCAGATCCTTATTGTCGATACCTTCCCCTGTATCGGCTACAGAAAGAACGACATAGTCTCCGCTTTGAATTTCATCATATCCTTGCAGCGGCATATCCAGATACTGACTGGCGGTCCTGATGGTCAAAATGCCGCCTTGGGCCATCGCCTCACAGCCATTGGCAACCAGATTGTAGAGCGACTTGCCGAGATGCACCGAAGAGCAGGTGATGTTCGGCAGATCCGGCTCCAGCTCGGCCTTGATCTCGACTGCGGTATGATAGGATGACAGTTTTTCGAACTCCGGGGACTGGCAAAAATCAGCAATGATTTTATTCAGATTGATAATATCCCTGCCGGATACTCCTCTTCTGGCTAAGGTCAACAGATCATTTACAATCGCTGCCGCCTTCTGCCCCCCGTTCATGATGTTAAGGAGATGGGGCTTAAGCGAGCTTGACGCATCGGCGCTCTCCAGAATCAATTCCGCATAACCGACGACAATGCCCAGAACATTGTTGAGGTCGTGGGCAACGCCGCCGGCCAAGAGCCCCAGGGCCTCCATCTTCTCCGCGCGCTGCAGACGCTCCTCCAGATTGTTTCTTTCCTCTTCCGCCTGCTTGCGGTCGGTAACGTCAACGGCAATGCCTCCCAGGAGGGGTTGTTGATCTGCTCTGGAGATAAGAAACTTTTGTGTTTCGTAATGATGCACTTTCCCGTCAAGATTAAGAAAACTCTCTTCTGTTTTTTGATATCCCCTCTGCATTGCTCTTTGATCATCAGCAAGTATTCTCGCCGCCTCTGAGCTGTTAAAGATCTCTGAAGTGTTTAATCCTATCCATGTCGAAGCGTTGAAGGCCTTGTCCATAGATTTGTTAACATAAAGCGTTCTGCCTTCATTATCTTTAATAAAGGCAAGGGCTGGTGAATGGTCCATAAAAAGAGAAAATCGCTCTTCACTCTGCTTCAGGTCTTCTCTCCGTTTTCTTAAGGCTTCGAGCAGTTGATTGAAGCCGCCAATCAATTCGCCGATTTCATCCTTCCGGGCGATGGGCAGAGGTTCCGGGGGCTGATCGGCATCCGCCAGGACGGCCAGCGTTTTAATGGTGGTAAAGATCGGCGCAAGCTGGCGCTTCAACATCCACCACGTCAGGATGCCCGCCAGCAGGCTCAGGAAAATCGCTGCAAGCAGCATCCGGTTTTGCATGGCGCGGATCGGGGCAAAGGCTTCTTTAGTGGGAATACGGGCGACAATAATCCAACCAGCGGTGGGAATTTGCTTCGCCGACGACAGCACTTCCAAGCCGCGAGAATCCACGATCACGCCGGAGCCCTCGAAGCCGCGCGCATAGCTATCCCACAAAGGATTAACGCCGGCAGTAGGGATCTTCTGCATGATACGGCTCTTGTCGGTGCCGATGATAATCAGATTGTGCTGCGGCGCGACAAGCATATAGGCCCCGGTCTTGCCATAGCGGCTCTTGGCAATCTTGTCCAGAAAACTGGACTCGCTGAGTCTGATCCGACCGGCCAGGACGCCAATTACCCTGCCTTTAGCATCGCGAATAGGGGTTGACATCACGACCGCCGGAGCTTGCGCTCTCTTGCTGACCAATGGTTTGCTGATTGTCGTTTTACCTTTCAACGCTTCAAGCAGGTAATCTCTGTCACTGTAATTGACGCCGACCCTTCCTGCAGCAAGCGGAATATCCGCAATTGCTATGCCGTCAAGGCGAGTGGCATAGGTGCCCGCATTAAACAGCATCGGATAGGCGATGCGATCTTCAAGGAACTTCTGGATGGCCGCAGGATTTCCCAACATGGCCGGAGTAATTTTTCCGGCGACCTTTTCCAGCGTTGTAAAGCGGCCTTCCAGTTCACCATTGATATCTGCGGCTATGATGGATGCCGTCGAGAACTGCTGCTCGCTCAACATCCTCTGCATATCCTCGCGCAGCATCCGGCTGGCATAGAACGTAAGCGACCAGATGCCGATCAAAAAAACGGCCAGCGTTAAGAGAGTCACCTTGGTCTTGAGGGAGCGCCACTGAAATATTGCGCTGAATTCCTTTTTAAATCTGGTCGTTGTGGCTTTCATTGGCGTTTCCTTTTGAGAACTATTACAGACTTTTCTGTTATTTTCTACATTGTGAGTAAAATGTCAACAACCATGTTTCACCCGATCATGCTTCTTTTCGGCATGGTCAGTGAGCACAGCCATAAAAAAAGATGGGAAAATAGGTTAAATTAGCCAGGAACAGTGAACAAAAGTAAAAACACCCGGCAGGCTTTACTGTGAATATTATTCTCCCCTTTTCCTCTGAGAACCCCTTCTATGCGAAAAAAATTCGCGCTTACCCGTGGCACACCCAAATAAAAATAATCCTCTTAATGTTATTAACCAATATATTCCGATATATTATCTGCCCATACAGGGGCATGCCTCTTGTTGGCACAGCCATTGCCTTAAGAAAGAGCTAACGATTCGGAAACGATGTAAATTGATTATGCGGAGGCAAGGGTGTGCAGTTAGTTTGGCAAATGTTTTAGGGCAATCAATGAAAGAATAAAAGGAGAACGAAGATGAAAAGATTGGTTTTAGCGGCGATGTCGGTATTGCTGGTTGCCGGCACGGCAATGGCAAAGGACTATGAGATAACCAAGAAAGCAGGCGATTACACCGTGGCGGTAAAAATGGACAGGAATCCTCCCATTACCGGCGATAACAACCTGTCCGTTGCCATCAAGGATGCATCTGGCGCAGAAGTCAAGGATGCCAAAGTGGCGGTGGAGTATTCCATGGCCGCCATGCCCGGGATGCCGGCCGTTCGAGTCAAGACAGATACGGAATTGAAGGGCAGCGAGTATAAGGCAAAACTTAACTTCTCCATGGCCGGAGGCTGGAGCATTGCCACCCGGATAACCCGCGGCGGCAAGACAGCCCAAGCCAAATTCAGTGTTGATGTGAGGTAGGAAAATGCGCTTTCCCCTTATCGGTTTGTCCATCTTCTTCCTTACTGCCACTCAGGCTTTCGCCGCAGAAGAGGTTTTGAAACTCCCGGAGCTGATCCGGGAGGCATTACAGAACAACCCGGAAATCCATATTGCAGAGGCGCGGGCCAACGGTTCGACGCACAAGATCCCCCAGGCGCTGAGCCTTGCCGATCCGATGGTGATGGTGGGCTATGAGAATGAGGGTACGGACAACCTTTATACCTTCGGCGGAGAGACCAAAGGGATGCCCGCCGATTCCCGCTGGATGTTTTCCGTGTCTCAGATGTTTCCCTATCCGGGGAAGCTTGCGCTGAAGGGGGAAATGGCAACGCGCGATATGGAAAGCCTGAAGGCGATGGCTGCGGCAACAAGGCT
The DNA window shown above is from Syntrophales bacterium and carries:
- a CDS encoding AmpG family muropeptide MFS transporter yields the protein MQHINPWIWVPSLYLAEGVPYIMAMTVSVILYKRLGVSNTEIALYTSWLYLPWVIKPLWSPFVDLFRTKRFWIVAMQLIVGASFAGVALTIPAPAFFRYTLAFFWIMAFSSATHDIAADGFYMLGLEEHQQSAFIGVRTIFYRIAVIAAKGILVVFAGNLETRGFSVQTAWSLTFFLLAALVLALFIYHVIVLPFPAADHPVRRDPQHSSLALFLRGFVLFFRRKDIVPMIAFFLFYRFAEAQLVKMVAPFLLDGRAKGGLGLSTTEVGIVYGTVGAMALMAGGLLGGWASSRKGLKYWLWIMVFAMHLPDVIFIYLSVALPQNLWIINAAVAIEQFGYGFGFTAYSLYMIMACEGEYKTVHYAIATGIMAFGMMIPAMSSGWIQERLGYPGFFLWILVSTVPGFIVAALVKIDPEFGRKKG
- a CDS encoding FixH family protein: MKRLVLAAMSVLLVAGTAMAKDYEITKKAGDYTVAVKMDRNPPITGDNNLSVAIKDASGAEVKDAKVAVEYSMAAMPGMPAVRVKTDTELKGSEYKAKLNFSMAGGWSIATRITRGGKTAQAKFSVDVR
- a CDS encoding glutamine synthetase III, producing the protein MQHDENALYSFGENVFNDKVMQERLPVATYQKLMATIKEGNPLDGTIADSVANAMKDWAMEKGATHFTHWFQPLTGITAEKHEAFLRPLGFGKAFFEFSGKELSQGEPDASSFPSGGLRATFEARGYTAWDCTSPAFLRDDGGGLTLCIPTAFYSYTGEALDKKTPLLRSMEAVSQQALRVLKILGNTKATRVVATVGPEQEYFLVDRDYYEQRLDLILSGRTLFGAAPPKGQELEDQYFGSIRDRINAYMREVDLELWKIGVSARTKHNEVAPAQYELAVIYESTNIAADHNQLVMDTLKRVALRHDLVCLLHEKPYAGINGSGKHNNWSLSSNDGQNLLEPGKTPCENLQFLIFLMAVLAALDRYSPILRATAARAGNDHRLGANEAPPAIISVFLGDQITEILTGIEKGVFQPAKAIGELDMNVSTLPKFPKDTTDRNRTSPFAFTGNKFEFRMVASSQSVSGPNVALNTIVATTLDEIATELEKAAPEKLQKKIEDILVRLIKKHKRIIFNGNNYSAEWLKEAEKRGLPNVKTTPEALTSFIDKETIRIFEKFHVLSGKELESRYEIYQEEYVKHVNIEAQTMIQMANKQYIPAISAFLQEQMDLLGSLQAAGLKNPGVKKLVDELNKGLQGVYEKTEKLDKASLLTQAIEPADKRGLAIKDKVIPAMGELRAAVDAMETITAGDYWPTPSYAEMLFLS
- a CDS encoding ATP-binding protein; its protein translation is MKATTTRFKKEFSAIFQWRSLKTKVTLLTLAVFLIGIWSLTFYASRMLREDMQRMLSEQQFSTASIIAADINGELEGRFTTLEKVAGKITPAMLGNPAAIQKFLEDRIAYPMLFNAGTYATRLDGIAIADIPLAAGRVGVNYSDRDYLLEALKGKTTISKPLVSKRAQAPAVVMSTPIRDAKGRVIGVLAGRIRLSESSFLDKIAKSRYGKTGAYMLVAPQHNLIIIGTDKSRIMQKIPTAGVNPLWDSYARGFEGSGVIVDSRGLEVLSSAKQIPTAGWIIVARIPTKEAFAPIRAMQNRMLLAAIFLSLLAGILTWWMLKRQLAPIFTTIKTLAVLADADQPPEPLPIARKDEIGELIGGFNQLLEALRKRREDLKQSEERFSLFMDHSPALAFIKDNEGRTLYVNKSMDKAFNASTWIGLNTSEIFNSSEAARILADDQRAMQRGYQKTEESFLNLDGKVHHYETQKFLISRADQQPLLGGIAVDVTDRKQAEEERNNLEERLQRAEKMEALGLLAGGVAHDLNNVLGIVVGYAELILESADASSSLKPHLLNIMNGGQKAAAIVNDLLTLARRGVSGRDIINLNKIIADFCQSPEFEKLSSYHTAVEIKAELEPDLPNITCSSVHLGKSLYNLVANGCEAMAQGGILTIRTASQYLDMPLQGYDEIQSGDYVVLSVADTGEGIDNKDLKRIFEPFYTKKVMGRSGTGLGLAVVWGTVKDHHGYINVQSEKGKGSVFTLYFPATKQDRTTEGEAVALAAYMGKGESILVVDDVKEQRELAAGMLSSLNYQVFTAAGGAEAVAYLQERTVDLLVLDMIMDPGMDGLDTYKSVLAIHPRQKAIIVSGFSESDRVHEAQGLGAGTYVRKPYIKEKLGLAVRKELERSAQ